The Geothrix sp. genome window below encodes:
- a CDS encoding ATP-dependent Clp protease adaptor ClpS, whose translation MARQVKEEGQVLTRKRAKLREPGMWKVLLHNDDYTTQEFVVWLLKTVFHKAEPEATAIMLAVHQAGVGVAGTYTKDVAETRAERGRQLAEREGFPLLLTVEAEDA comes from the coding sequence ATGGCCAGGCAGGTGAAGGAGGAGGGCCAGGTCCTCACCCGCAAGCGAGCGAAGCTGCGCGAGCCGGGGATGTGGAAGGTGCTGCTCCACAACGACGACTACACCACCCAGGAGTTCGTGGTCTGGCTGCTGAAGACGGTCTTCCACAAGGCGGAGCCGGAAGCCACCGCCATCATGCTGGCGGTCCATCAGGCAGGCGTGGGGGTTGCGGGAACCTACACCAAGGATGTGGCCGAGACCCGCGCCGAGCGGGGCCGTCAGCTGGCGGAACGCGAAGGATTCCCCCTGCTGCTGACCGTGGAGGCGGAAGATGCCTGA
- a CDS encoding AAA family ATPase, whose protein sequence is MPDAPQLSAELNQAFQRAFELAKARRHEDVALEHLLLALLDDAHAAKALKGCGVKLDALRRDLESVLERQFESVPGDEAIQPHSTLGFVRVVERALVHAFSSGRRTVQGGELLPAFLEEESSPARHLMEKHGVRRLALLKVLSHGPAAPKAPAKKQAAPEEEEEGGAIAENPLEAYATDLVARAAAGRLDPLVGRDAEITRMAQVLCRRRKNNPLLVGEPGVGKTAIVEGLARRIHEGDVPDPLKTARIFSLDLGALLAGSRYRGDFEERLKAVLKALDNEPGAILFVDELHTLVGAGATSGGAMDAANLLKPALASGDLRCIGATTFQDLKGSLDRDRALSRRFQVVEVNEPSAADALAILQGLKASYEAHHGVRYSKEALEAAVRLASKHLPDRRLPDSALDVVDEAGAAQKLLPKKDRVKKVGPAEIEAVVARMARVPVASVSADDREALANLETVLKGQIFGQDQACETVASAIKLARSGLRDPLKPMGCFLFAGPTGVGKTELSKQLARALGIAFLRFDMSEYQEKHAVARLIGAPPGYVGYEEGGLLTDAVRKQPHAVLLLDELEKAHPDLFGVLLQVMDHATLTDSHGRSADFRHTVIVMTTNVGARELSARQVGFAEAGARRSATGTLEKAFSPEFRNRLDAILQFAPLGRPDMERVADKHLRELETQLTEKGVALTCTPKARVWLAEKGYDPAFGARPMARLIERELRRPLAEAILFGPLVKGGKAKVDLKDGRLCLSFG, encoded by the coding sequence ATGCCTGACGCCCCGCAACTGAGTGCCGAACTGAACCAGGCCTTCCAGCGGGCCTTCGAGCTGGCCAAGGCCCGCCGCCACGAGGATGTGGCTCTGGAGCACCTGCTCCTGGCCCTGCTGGACGATGCGCATGCGGCCAAGGCCCTGAAGGGCTGCGGCGTGAAGCTGGACGCCCTGCGCCGGGACCTGGAATCGGTGCTGGAGCGGCAGTTCGAGTCCGTGCCCGGCGACGAGGCCATCCAACCCCACAGCACCCTGGGCTTCGTGCGGGTGGTGGAGCGGGCCCTGGTCCACGCCTTCAGCTCCGGCCGGCGCACGGTGCAGGGGGGTGAGCTGTTGCCGGCCTTCCTGGAGGAGGAGTCCAGCCCCGCGCGACACCTGATGGAAAAGCACGGCGTGCGGCGCCTGGCCCTGCTGAAGGTGCTGAGCCATGGGCCTGCGGCGCCGAAGGCTCCAGCCAAGAAGCAGGCGGCTCCAGAGGAGGAAGAGGAGGGGGGCGCCATCGCCGAGAATCCCCTGGAGGCCTATGCCACGGACCTCGTGGCCCGGGCCGCGGCGGGACGGCTGGATCCCCTGGTGGGTCGGGACGCGGAGATCACCCGCATGGCCCAGGTGCTCTGCCGGCGCCGCAAGAACAACCCGCTCCTGGTGGGCGAGCCCGGCGTGGGCAAGACAGCCATCGTGGAGGGCCTGGCACGCCGCATCCATGAGGGGGATGTCCCCGACCCCCTCAAGACCGCGCGCATCTTCTCCCTGGATCTGGGCGCCCTGCTGGCGGGCAGCCGCTACCGCGGCGATTTCGAAGAGCGGCTCAAGGCCGTGCTGAAGGCCCTGGACAACGAGCCCGGTGCGATCCTCTTCGTCGATGAGCTGCACACCCTGGTGGGCGCGGGCGCCACCAGCGGGGGCGCCATGGATGCGGCCAACCTGCTGAAGCCGGCCCTGGCTTCGGGGGACCTGCGCTGCATCGGCGCCACCACCTTCCAGGACCTGAAGGGCTCCCTGGATCGCGACAGGGCCCTGTCCCGCCGCTTCCAGGTGGTGGAGGTGAACGAGCCTTCCGCGGCGGATGCCCTGGCCATCCTGCAGGGCCTGAAAGCTTCCTACGAGGCGCACCATGGCGTGAGGTATTCGAAGGAAGCCCTGGAAGCCGCGGTGCGTCTGGCCTCCAAGCACCTGCCGGACCGCCGCCTCCCCGACAGCGCCCTCGATGTGGTGGACGAGGCCGGGGCCGCCCAGAAACTGCTGCCGAAGAAAGACCGGGTGAAGAAGGTGGGCCCGGCTGAGATCGAGGCCGTGGTGGCCCGCATGGCGCGCGTGCCCGTGGCATCCGTCAGTGCCGATGACCGCGAGGCCCTGGCGAATCTGGAGACCGTCCTCAAGGGCCAGATCTTCGGCCAGGACCAGGCCTGCGAAACGGTGGCCAGCGCCATCAAGCTCGCGCGCTCAGGCCTGCGCGATCCCCTGAAGCCCATGGGTTGCTTCCTCTTCGCCGGCCCCACGGGCGTGGGCAAGACGGAACTCTCCAAGCAGCTGGCCAGGGCCCTGGGCATCGCCTTCCTGCGCTTCGACATGAGCGAGTACCAGGAGAAGCATGCCGTGGCCCGGCTCATCGGCGCGCCACCGGGCTATGTGGGCTACGAGGAGGGCGGCCTGCTCACGGACGCCGTGCGCAAACAGCCCCATGCCGTGCTGCTGCTGGATGAGCTGGAGAAGGCCCACCCGGATCTCTTCGGCGTGCTGCTGCAGGTGATGGACCACGCCACGCTCACGGACAGCCATGGCCGCAGTGCGGATTTCCGGCATACAGTGATCGTGATGACCACCAATGTCGGCGCCCGCGAGCTGTCGGCCCGTCAGGTGGGCTTCGCCGAGGCGGGCGCACGGCGCTCGGCCACCGGCACCCTCGAAAAAGCCTTCAGCCCCGAGTTCCGCAACCGTCTGGACGCCATCCTCCAGTTCGCGCCCCTGGGCCGGCCGGACATGGAGCGTGTGGCGGACAAGCACCTGCGGGAATTGGAGACTCAGCTCACCGAGAAGGGCGTCGCCCTCACCTGTACCCCTAAAGCCCGGGTCTGGTTGGCGGAGAAGGGCTACGACCCGGCCTTCGGCGCCCGCCCCATGGCCCGGCTCATCGAGCGCGAGCTGCGCCGCCCCCTGGCGGAGGCCATCCTCTTCGGGCCTCTGGTCAAGGGCGGCAAAGCCAAGGTGGACCTCAAGGACGGCCGGCTGTGCCTGTCTTTCGGCTGA
- the aat gene encoding leucyl/phenylalanyl-tRNA--protein transferase → MPVFRLTKALVFPDPELAEDGLLAIGGDLSAERLLLAYRSGIFPWYGEDDPLLWWSPPERALLRPGHLHLSARTRRSLRHRPFEIRFDAAFAQVIGHCSQVPRPGQDGTWITPEMREAYGALHRAGHAHSVEAWRDGELKGGLYGVSLGGAFFGESMFSLEPEASRAALQALEARLAAWGFTLIDGQLPHEGLMGYGFQSVPRSLFLAELAEALRLESRVGSWSA, encoded by the coding sequence GTGCCTGTCTTTCGGCTGACGAAGGCCCTGGTCTTCCCAGATCCGGAGCTGGCGGAGGACGGGCTGCTGGCCATCGGCGGCGACCTCAGCGCGGAGCGCCTGCTGCTGGCCTACCGCAGCGGCATCTTCCCCTGGTACGGCGAGGACGATCCCCTGCTCTGGTGGTCGCCACCGGAGCGGGCCCTGCTGCGGCCCGGCCACCTGCACCTGTCGGCCCGGACCCGGCGAAGCCTGCGCCACCGCCCCTTCGAGATCCGCTTCGATGCGGCTTTCGCGCAGGTCATCGGCCACTGCTCCCAGGTGCCGCGACCCGGCCAGGACGGCACCTGGATCACGCCGGAGATGCGCGAAGCCTATGGGGCCTTGCATCGCGCAGGCCACGCCCACAGCGTGGAGGCCTGGCGGGACGGCGAACTGAAGGGTGGCCTCTATGGCGTGTCGTTGGGTGGCGCGTTCTTCGGGGAGAGCATGTTCAGCCTCGAGCCCGAGGCCAGCCGGGCGGCCCTCCAGGCCCTGGAGGCGCGGCTCGCGGCCTGGGGTTTCACGCTGATCGATGGCCAGCTGCCCCACGAGGGGCTGATGGGCTATGGCTTCCAGTCGGTGCCGCGCAGCCTGTTCCTGGCGGAGCTGGCGGAGGCGTTGCGCCTGGAGAGCCGCGTGGGGAGCTGGTCCGCCTGA
- a CDS encoding patatin-like phospholipase family protein, with protein MRLANTLAIAGLTFLFACQTTPPITVPQVPVVQAPQVPQGPPPKPKIALVLGGGAARGFAHVGVIRALEQEKIPIDMVVGTSVGGLIGAIYASDLSSFDLEWTAFQLEKDDLFDFGVLNAVTGMGFAKGDKLEAWVKSHIKTTNIENLKLPFAAVATDLNWGYKVVLDKGPVARAIRASAAIPGVFPPVQHQGKILVDGGVVDNIPISVAKAKGADLVIAVDISGNVGNTNITNLLGVSLQATNIMFALNVEHAKREADILIAPAGIGDVGMLDFTQKKRCMQAGIEATRQAAPAIRKAIDAWVAAHTRPVTPVP; from the coding sequence ATGCGTCTGGCAAACACCCTTGCGATCGCGGGTCTGACCTTTCTTTTTGCCTGTCAGACCACGCCTCCCATCACCGTTCCCCAGGTCCCCGTCGTCCAGGCGCCCCAGGTACCGCAGGGGCCTCCGCCGAAACCCAAGATCGCCCTGGTCCTGGGCGGGGGCGCGGCCAGGGGCTTCGCCCATGTGGGCGTCATCCGGGCCCTGGAGCAGGAGAAGATCCCCATCGACATGGTGGTCGGCACCAGCGTCGGCGGGCTCATCGGCGCGATCTACGCCTCGGATCTCAGCAGCTTCGATCTTGAGTGGACCGCCTTCCAGCTCGAGAAGGACGACCTCTTCGACTTCGGCGTCCTGAACGCCGTCACCGGCATGGGCTTCGCCAAGGGCGACAAGCTCGAGGCCTGGGTGAAGAGCCACATCAAGACCACGAACATCGAGAACCTGAAGCTGCCCTTCGCCGCCGTGGCGACCGACCTCAACTGGGGCTACAAGGTGGTCCTCGACAAGGGCCCCGTGGCCCGCGCCATCCGGGCCAGCGCGGCCATCCCGGGCGTGTTCCCGCCGGTCCAGCACCAGGGGAAGATCCTGGTGGACGGCGGCGTGGTGGACAACATCCCCATCTCGGTGGCCAAGGCCAAAGGTGCGGATCTCGTGATCGCCGTGGACATCAGCGGGAATGTCGGGAACACGAACATCACCAACCTCCTGGGCGTCTCGCTCCAGGCCACCAACATCATGTTCGCCCTCAATGTCGAGCACGCCAAGCGGGAGGCCGACATCCTCATCGCGCCCGCGGGCATCGGCGATGTCGGAATGCTCGACTTCACGCAGAAGAAGCGCTGCATGCAAGCCGGCATCGAGGCCACGAGGCAGGCCGCGCCGGCCATCCGCAAGGCCATCGACGCCTGGGTCGCGGCACACACGCGGCCAGTGACTCCCGTTCCCTGA
- the ftsZ gene encoding cell division protein FtsZ, with protein MSETPFLPCPHSLPGANIKVIGVGGAGCNAINRMIDSGVTGVQFIAMNTDQQSLAQSKAHLKLPLGPQSSRGLGAGGSAERGGVAAEESREEVLAALQGADMIFITAGMGGGTGTGAAPVLASYARELGALTVAVVLTPFAWEGRKKGDLALSGLANLRDTADTVIVVSNERLKSVCDARVTMKEAFRVADGVLIQGVRGIADLILKPGIINGDFADVEAVLRNGGEALIGTGAGRGEEAVMDALRKALACPLLERAQSGAAANVMVSITADWEVMEASAIETAMHYLQDHYSGRPDIKACTVEGEGMEDRVLVTVLASGFDQEEQLLEERRNSLHLSGTAEGVPSAAYAPIASVAAISQPLPTTVVSGRVYGEVPAGEQQGPTPTRLLPQAPTPSGELPGGNDDLHVPAIIRLGQGRLPIE; from the coding sequence ATGTCTGAGACCCCCTTCCTTCCCTGCCCCCACAGCTTGCCCGGCGCCAACATCAAGGTGATCGGCGTGGGCGGCGCGGGCTGCAACGCCATCAACCGCATGATCGACAGCGGTGTCACCGGCGTGCAGTTCATCGCCATGAACACCGACCAGCAGAGCCTCGCCCAGAGCAAGGCCCACCTGAAGCTGCCCCTGGGACCCCAGAGCAGCCGCGGCCTGGGCGCGGGCGGCAGCGCCGAGCGCGGCGGTGTGGCGGCCGAGGAAAGCCGGGAGGAAGTGCTGGCGGCCCTCCAGGGCGCCGACATGATCTTCATCACGGCCGGCATGGGCGGCGGCACGGGCACCGGAGCGGCTCCCGTGCTGGCCAGCTACGCCCGCGAACTGGGCGCCCTCACCGTGGCCGTGGTGCTCACGCCCTTCGCCTGGGAAGGCCGCAAGAAGGGTGACCTGGCCCTCTCCGGCCTGGCCAACCTGCGCGATACGGCCGATACCGTCATCGTCGTCAGCAACGAGCGGCTGAAGAGCGTCTGCGACGCGCGCGTCACCATGAAGGAGGCCTTCCGCGTGGCCGACGGCGTGCTCATCCAGGGCGTGCGGGGCATCGCGGATCTCATCCTCAAGCCCGGCATCATCAACGGCGATTTCGCGGATGTGGAAGCCGTCCTCCGCAACGGAGGTGAGGCCCTCATCGGCACCGGCGCGGGCCGCGGCGAAGAGGCCGTCATGGACGCCCTGCGCAAGGCCCTGGCCTGCCCCCTGCTGGAGCGCGCCCAGAGCGGCGCCGCCGCCAATGTGATGGTCTCCATCACCGCCGACTGGGAAGTGATGGAGGCCTCGGCCATCGAGACGGCCATGCACTACCTGCAGGATCACTACAGCGGCCGGCCCGACATCAAGGCCTGCACCGTGGAAGGCGAGGGCATGGAGGACCGCGTGCTGGTCACCGTGCTGGCCAGCGGGTTCGACCAGGAGGAGCAGCTCCTGGAGGAACGCCGGAACAGCCTGCACCTGAGCGGTACCGCAGAGGGCGTGCCCAGCGCGGCCTACGCCCCCATCGCCTCCGTGGCAGCCATCAGCCAGCCCCTGCCCACGACGGTGGTCAGCGGCCGTGTCTATGGCGAAGTGCCGGCCGGTGAGCAGCAGGGCCCCACCCCCACCCGCCTCCTGCCTCAGGCCCCCACCCCCAGCGGCGAGCTGCCCGGCGGCAACGACGACCTCCATGTCCCCGCCATCATCCGGCTGGGCCAGGGGCGGTTGCCCATCGAGTAG
- a CDS encoding FtsQ-type POTRA domain-containing protein, translating into MSMLPRTRPKRPWLPWARAGITVVVLGAAGWGLLELATRYLGLQKLVIEQVSVSGCRGERQGEVQKLAEQLVLGKPLFWVDAEELRSRIEAKRWVRGLQIRKDPPDRLSLVVEERRPVLWLVRSNGVFLVSDDGILLDRVNQANLSPIPVVVDAASQTDQGLARLVSAARALREKQQGFYERVIELRWSPKGPVAYIEGLPAPIYLSRQDVTKNVPNFQGLFVDRLSQRPDLARLRYIDLRWDDEVAVGEPEEAPAPAKTPR; encoded by the coding sequence ATGTCCATGCTTCCCCGCACCCGCCCCAAGCGGCCCTGGCTCCCCTGGGCCCGGGCTGGGATCACCGTGGTGGTGCTGGGGGCGGCGGGCTGGGGTCTGCTGGAGCTGGCGACGCGGTACCTGGGGCTCCAGAAGCTCGTCATTGAGCAGGTGAGCGTGAGCGGCTGCCGGGGCGAGCGCCAGGGGGAGGTCCAGAAGCTCGCCGAACAGCTGGTGCTGGGCAAACCCCTCTTCTGGGTGGATGCCGAGGAGCTGCGGTCCCGCATCGAGGCCAAGCGCTGGGTGCGCGGCCTGCAGATCCGCAAGGACCCCCCGGACCGCCTGAGCCTCGTGGTGGAGGAACGCCGGCCCGTCCTCTGGCTGGTGCGGAGCAACGGGGTGTTCCTCGTGTCGGACGATGGAATCCTGCTCGATCGGGTGAATCAAGCCAACTTAAGCCCCATTCCCGTGGTGGTGGATGCCGCCAGCCAGACGGATCAGGGGTTGGCCCGGCTCGTGAGTGCTGCCCGGGCTTTGCGGGAAAAGCAGCAGGGCTTTTATGAACGGGTCATCGAGCTGCGATGGAGCCCCAAGGGGCCTGTGGCCTACATCGAGGGCCTTCCGGCACCGATCTATCTTTCCCGTCAGGATGTGACGAAAAATGTTCCCAATTTCCAGGGACTGTTCGTAGACCGCCTCTCCCAGCGCCCGGATCTGGCCCGCCTCCGGTACATCGATCTTCGCTGGGACGACGAGGTGGCCGTGGGCGAGCCGGAAGAGGCCCCCGCCCCGGCCAAGACCCCGCGCTGA
- a CDS encoding RNA methyltransferase, translating to MPLLTSKANPRFRALQARLKAGGSRREATLLLGEKLIEAWAEARQTPAGSRLHPALWLRLEQAGPHPLAATLGVETQVLGEAPMRELTDAGSPPDHALLMDLGAEPTGPLAPRILGAWGIQDPGNLGALLRSAAAFGFHEVLLGPGCTDPFHPKALRGSMGAAFLLPLRRMEVLIPDPGHWYALDGGPGAVALADADLSEPLRLWVGNEGHGWRGVALPEGIQRLAIPIQGVESLNAAVAAGIACYEVARRSRC from the coding sequence ATGCCCCTCCTCACCAGCAAGGCCAACCCCCGCTTCAGGGCCCTCCAGGCCCGCCTCAAGGCCGGCGGCTCCCGGCGCGAAGCCACCCTACTGCTGGGTGAGAAGCTCATCGAGGCCTGGGCCGAGGCCCGGCAGACCCCCGCGGGAAGTCGGCTGCATCCGGCCCTCTGGCTGCGCCTCGAGCAGGCCGGGCCCCACCCCCTGGCGGCCACCCTCGGCGTGGAGACGCAGGTGCTGGGCGAAGCCCCCATGCGGGAGCTGACCGACGCGGGCAGCCCCCCGGACCACGCCCTGCTGATGGACCTGGGGGCCGAGCCCACGGGACCGCTGGCGCCCCGGATCCTCGGCGCCTGGGGCATCCAAGACCCCGGCAACCTGGGGGCCCTCCTCCGCAGCGCCGCGGCCTTCGGCTTCCACGAAGTCCTGCTGGGCCCCGGCTGCACCGATCCCTTTCACCCCAAGGCCCTGCGGGGCAGCATGGGCGCCGCCTTCCTCCTGCCCTTGCGCCGGATGGAGGTTCTTATCCCCGATCCAGGCCACTGGTACGCCCTGGATGGCGGCCCCGGCGCCGTGGCCCTGGCCGACGCCGACCTGTCCGAGCCGCTGCGCCTCTGGGTCGGCAACGAGGGCCACGGCTGGCGGGGCGTGGCCCTGCCCGAGGGCATCCAGCGCCTCGCCATCCCCATCCAGGGCGT
- a CDS encoding PqqD family protein: protein MNPFPDETFLALVPVPSLASEPGEGGNLTLIRPKILSPRWAWLLRMMKKPAFRVKLDARGTAVWQACDGRRSVAEIAQAVAEAFPGEPDTTLRTALFIRELARGKFLNLFHRPDPLS, encoded by the coding sequence ATGAACCCATTCCCCGATGAGACCTTCCTGGCCCTCGTGCCGGTGCCGTCCCTGGCCTCCGAGCCCGGCGAGGGCGGCAACCTGACCCTGATCCGCCCGAAGATCCTGTCCCCTCGATGGGCCTGGCTGCTGCGAATGATGAAGAAGCCCGCCTTCCGCGTGAAGCTGGATGCCCGGGGCACGGCTGTCTGGCAGGCCTGCGATGGCCGGCGCAGCGTGGCGGAGATCGCCCAGGCCGTAGCCGAGGCCTTTCCCGGAGAACCCGACACGACCTTGCGCACGGCCCTCTTCATCCGCGAGCTCGCCCGGGGCAAGTTCCTGAACCTGTTCCACCGGCCTGACCCGCTATCCTGA
- a CDS encoding oligopeptide transporter, OPT family — protein MQPFVPSDQNLREFSLRAVLIGLVMAVVLGSANAYLGLKAGMTIAATYPAAVIGMALIKLMKGTILEENMARTVGSIGESVAAGAIFTVPAFVISGIWPKFFTAGNYVTSSLIMFAGGVLGIMFVALLRRVMVEDAELPYPESVAAAEIHKAGARGGSGTKFLFGAMGIGAAVQALVQISVFASTWEKFAAFKTTTINLVGTWKAKVAGGMLLSSPGISPAYMGVGYIIGPKLGALNFSGGIIAWGLLVPIITYFLAPGVLPEGAPEGDWIALSYSVWKFIVRPIAIGGMLVGAGFTLFKMRKSLATGLTRSVSDVKKAAAGDHVVDRVNKDLPFTYVLGGIGFAAAVTFLVTWKIFHVGGLVSFVAALVMVILGFFFAAISGYLVGIMGSSNNPISGLTLTALVVTALVMVMLGVKGQEGVAAVLGVAAIVCVSAAVAGEMLQDLKAGHILGGTPWRMEMGDILGVALASVVLFIPLMVLHEGDITAQGTKRIAELTAQQVQVVTAPDGKTYTLDQVKQLPADQKKAVLSLDAGFGSKQLAAPQAGLMALLSRGIVEGKMAWPLIIVGMMMGLAFILMQVKSPMLVSVGMYLPLETTFAIFLGGLIKGAVEMFGAKRGLNEAQKVRVENNGVLLAAGLIAGEALVGLLFASFAFFEVKYKIFANPGMFWISLLILAGIAIYLVKVPLDNAGEADEPAPPSANF, from the coding sequence ATGCAACCCTTTGTCCCCTCTGACCAGAACCTGCGGGAGTTCTCCCTGCGGGCGGTGCTCATCGGCCTCGTCATGGCCGTGGTGCTCGGTTCGGCCAATGCCTACCTCGGACTGAAGGCCGGCATGACCATCGCCGCCACCTACCCCGCGGCCGTCATCGGCATGGCCCTCATCAAGCTGATGAAGGGCACCATCCTGGAAGAGAACATGGCCCGCACCGTGGGCAGCATCGGTGAGTCCGTGGCCGCCGGCGCCATCTTCACCGTGCCCGCCTTCGTCATCAGCGGCATCTGGCCGAAGTTCTTCACGGCCGGCAACTATGTCACCAGCTCGCTCATCATGTTTGCGGGCGGCGTGCTCGGCATCATGTTCGTGGCCCTGCTCCGCCGCGTGATGGTCGAGGACGCCGAGCTGCCCTATCCCGAGAGCGTGGCGGCCGCCGAGATCCACAAGGCCGGCGCACGGGGCGGCAGCGGCACCAAGTTCCTCTTCGGCGCCATGGGCATCGGCGCCGCGGTCCAGGCCCTGGTCCAGATCTCCGTCTTCGCCAGCACCTGGGAGAAGTTCGCGGCCTTCAAGACCACCACCATCAACCTCGTGGGCACCTGGAAGGCCAAGGTGGCCGGCGGCATGCTGCTCAGCTCCCCCGGCATCAGCCCCGCCTACATGGGCGTGGGCTACATCATCGGACCCAAGCTCGGCGCCCTGAACTTCTCCGGCGGCATCATCGCCTGGGGCCTGCTGGTGCCCATCATCACCTACTTCCTGGCCCCGGGTGTCCTGCCTGAAGGTGCCCCCGAAGGCGACTGGATCGCCCTCTCGTACTCGGTCTGGAAGTTCATCGTCCGCCCCATCGCCATCGGCGGCATGCTCGTAGGCGCCGGCTTCACCCTCTTCAAGATGCGCAAGAGCCTCGCCACGGGCCTCACCCGCTCCGTCTCTGATGTGAAGAAGGCCGCCGCGGGCGACCATGTGGTGGACCGCGTCAACAAGGACCTGCCCTTCACCTATGTCCTGGGCGGCATCGGCTTCGCTGCGGCCGTCACCTTCCTGGTCACCTGGAAGATCTTCCATGTGGGTGGCCTGGTGTCCTTCGTCGCCGCGCTGGTGATGGTGATCCTGGGCTTCTTCTTCGCGGCCATCAGCGGCTACCTCGTCGGCATCATGGGTTCGAGCAACAATCCCATCTCGGGTCTGACGCTCACGGCCCTGGTCGTCACCGCCCTGGTGATGGTGATGCTGGGCGTGAAGGGCCAGGAGGGCGTCGCCGCTGTGCTGGGCGTGGCGGCCATCGTGTGCGTGAGCGCCGCCGTCGCCGGCGAAATGCTGCAGGATCTCAAGGCCGGTCACATCCTGGGCGGCACCCCCTGGCGCATGGAGATGGGCGACATCCTGGGTGTGGCGCTGGCCTCCGTGGTGCTGTTCATTCCCCTCATGGTGCTGCACGAAGGCGACATCACCGCCCAGGGCACCAAGCGCATCGCCGAGCTCACCGCCCAGCAGGTGCAGGTCGTCACCGCCCCGGACGGCAAGACCTACACCCTGGACCAGGTCAAGCAGCTGCCCGCGGACCAGAAGAAAGCCGTGCTCTCGCTGGACGCCGGTTTCGGCTCCAAGCAGCTGGCCGCGCCCCAGGCGGGCCTGATGGCCCTCCTCAGCCGCGGCATCGTGGAAGGCAAGATGGCCTGGCCACTCATCATCGTCGGCATGATGATGGGCCTCGCCTTCATTCTCATGCAGGTGAAGAGCCCCATGCTGGTGTCGGTGGGCATGTATCTGCCGCTGGAGACGACCTTCGCCATTTTCCTGGGCGGCCTCATCAAGGGCGCCGTGGAGATGTTCGGCGCCAAGCGCGGCCTGAATGAGGCACAGAAGGTGCGCGTGGAGAACAATGGCGTGCTGCTGGCCGCGGGCCTCATCGCGGGCGAGGCCCTCGTGGGACTTCTCTTCGCGTCCTTCGCCTTCTTCGAGGTGAAGTACAAGATCTTCGCCAACCCGGGCATGTTCTGGATCAGCCTGCTGATCCTGGCGGGCATTGCCATCTACCTGGTGAAGGTGCCCCTCGACAACGCCGGCGAAGCCGACGAGCCCGCGCCGCCCAGCGCGAACTTCTAG
- the ftsA gene encoding cell division protein FtsA, with the protein MPQRAVLLGLDLGASKVVAVVAVQEEDGTLNVTGTGQASPQGGFTQGQITDMDLCTRAIVRAVEEAMSTAGQTKVDGIRVAVDGIQFKGENLRDSITISSGDKIITAGDRDRVLEQATNGCKLAKEELVLHRIPQMFHIKGQRDIRNPVNMFGESLEAEVRIIVAPSPVIMNIQLALKNAGLHGAELMYSPLASAEAILSREDRENGAVVVDIGEHLTHLGIFLHGTLFHSAVIPIGGMHFTRDLEITKHLGGIAASERIKIRFGTVLPNQVPAEESVELEEEGRLVSRREIAEVLQARAAELLNLVLAEMGRTGLMHEIHGGVHLVGGGALLTHLAILAQTLLGRPRVVLGRILGVTGLPQATGNPYFVNALGAVKALARDMSETRGKQDRGDGFLGRFKKMF; encoded by the coding sequence ATGCCTCAGCGTGCCGTTCTTCTCGGGCTCGACCTCGGTGCAAGCAAAGTGGTGGCGGTGGTCGCCGTCCAGGAGGAAGACGGGACCCTCAATGTGACCGGGACCGGCCAGGCCTCGCCCCAGGGCGGCTTCACCCAGGGCCAGATCACCGACATGGATCTCTGCACCCGCGCCATCGTGCGGGCCGTGGAGGAGGCCATGAGCACCGCCGGCCAGACCAAGGTCGACGGCATCCGTGTGGCCGTGGACGGCATCCAGTTCAAGGGCGAGAACCTCCGGGACTCCATCACCATCTCCAGCGGCGACAAGATCATCACCGCCGGGGACCGCGACCGCGTGCTGGAACAGGCCACCAACGGCTGCAAGCTCGCCAAGGAGGAGCTGGTCCTCCACCGCATCCCGCAGATGTTCCACATCAAGGGCCAGCGCGACATCCGCAATCCCGTGAACATGTTCGGCGAATCGCTGGAGGCCGAGGTCCGCATCATCGTGGCCCCGAGCCCCGTGATCATGAACATCCAGCTGGCGCTCAAGAACGCCGGTCTCCACGGTGCCGAGCTGATGTACTCGCCCCTGGCCAGCGCCGAGGCCATCCTGAGCCGCGAGGACCGTGAGAACGGTGCGGTGGTCGTCGACATCGGCGAGCACCTCACCCACCTGGGCATCTTCCTCCACGGCACCCTGTTCCATTCCGCCGTGATCCCCATCGGCGGCATGCACTTCACCCGCGACCTGGAGATCACCAAGCACCTGGGCGGCATCGCCGCTTCCGAGCGCATCAAGATCCGCTTCGGCACCGTGCTGCCGAACCAGGTGCCCGCGGAGGAATCTGTCGAACTCGAGGAGGAGGGCCGCCTGGTCTCCCGCCGCGAGATCGCCGAGGTCCTCCAGGCCCGCGCCGCGGAGCTGCTCAACCTGGTGCTGGCCGAGATGGGCCGCACGGGGCTGATGCACGAGATCCACGGCGGCGTGCACCTGGTGGGCGGCGGTGCGCTGCTGACGCACCTGGCGATCCTGGCCCAGACCCTCCTGGGCCGCCCCCGCGTCGTGCTGGGCCGCATCCTGGGCGTCACCGGCCTGCCCCAGGCCACCGGCAACCCCTATTTCGTGAACGCCCTGGGCGCCGTGAAGGCCCTGGCCCGGGACATGAGCGAAACCCGCGGCAAGCAGGACCGGGGCGATGGTTTCCTCGGCCGATTCAAGAAGATGTTTTGA